In the Alphaproteobacteria bacterium genome, GCAGCGTCTCGATCGCGACCTTGCCGCGCATGATGATCGCGCCGCGGCCGGTCTCATAAGCGGCGCGAATGCCCGAGCGGCCGAGGATGATGCCGCCGGTCGGGAAGTCCGGTCCCGGCACGAGCTCAATCAGTTCATCGAGCGAGAGGCCGGGATTGTCGATCAGCGCCACGCAAGCATCGACCACTTCGCCCAGATTGTGCGGCGGGATGTTGGTCGCCATGCCGACCGCGATGCCGCCCGCGCCGTTGACCAGCAGGTTCGGGAAGCGGGCCGGCAGAACCACCGGCTCATGCTCGGTGCCATCGTAGTTCGGCTGGAAGTCGACCGTGTCCTCGTCGATGTCCTCGAGCAGCGCCTCGGCCGCCTTGGTCATGCGGCTTTCGGTGTAACGCATCGCCGCCGGCGGATCGTCGTCGACCGAGCCGAAGTTGCCCTGACCGTCGATCAGCGGCACGCGCATGGAGAAGTCCTGCGCCATGCGCACCAGCGCGTCGTAGATCGATTGATCCCCGTGCGGGTGATACTTGCCGATCACGTCGCCGACGATACGCGCGGACTTCACGTGCTTCTTGTCGGAGGTGTGCCCCTGCTCGTGCATCGAATAGAGAATGCGGCGGTGCACGGGCTTCAGCCCGTCGCGCACGTCCGGCAGCGCGCGCGACACGATCACGCTCATGGCGTAATCGAGGTACGAGCGCTTCATCTCCTCCGTGATCGACACGGGCCGGATATCCGAGGGCGTCGGCTCCTCGGGCTGCTTGTTTTCGTCGTCGGCCAAGGGGTGATTCCAGGCGATTCAGTGTGAAATTCATATAGGTGATTTGTCCGCGTGAGGCCACTTCAAAAGGACGGTTTTGCGCAGAAAATTATCATGATATTTCAATCGATTACGGCGCCATCGCAAACGCCGCCGAGGCCGTCTGAACATGCGCGCAAACAGCGCATTTTCGCGACGTTCGAATGCTGTGGGCCGGCGACAAGATTCAGCAGGTCAAAACTGGCGTGAGGTCGTGTTGCGGTAGTATGCATCCCCTGCCCCTCGCGCGGGATGCGGCCGATCATTTGGGTGAGACGCTTTGCAGAACAATCAAGACGAAGATCTTGTGACGCCCGCCTTCGCGGTCGCGCGAGCGATGCGCGCCCTGCACCACGGCATTGTTATCCCCAACTACGAAGGGCTCCTGACGCACGGGTATGGACGATTTCTCACCAACGGATCGATCTCTGTTGATGTGGGAGCCAACCTCGGGTTCCACACCCAGGTTCTCTCCGGCTATTCGCGGGTCATCGCCTTTGAGCCGATTCCGGACCATGCAGCGCGGCTGCGTTCCCAGTTCGCCGATCGGCCAAATGTGGAAATTCGGGAAATTGCACTCGGGCGAACCGCCGGCAAACAAAGCTTTCACCACTTCCCGGTCGGTCACGGCATGTCCGGGCTTCGACAGCGCAGCGATCAAACCGAAGCGGCCCAATTGATCCGGGTGCGCGTTGACACGATGGACAGCCAACTCGCCGGGCTCGAGCGGCTGGACTACGTCAAGATCGATATTGAGGGCGGCGAGATCGACTGCCTGCTTGGCGGGCGTGAAACGATCATGCGGCATCGTCCATTCATCAGCGTGGAATACGGGCGCCCCGGATACACGCCATATGGCAACCAAGCCGACACGTTATTCGTTACGGCGCAGAGCCTCGATTACGTCATTTCGGATCTGTTCGGGAACCTGATCCAATCGCGCGACGAATGGCTGAAAATCTGCGATCTCTCCTTTTGGGACTACTTCCTGGTCCCACGCGAGAAGCGGCAATTCTGGCGCGCGATCTTTGCCAAGGACGTCGGAGTTTCCTGAGACCAGCTGATCGGGCCATGTGCCGACAGGCTGGCATCTTCGGATTCCATCGCCGCGTAGCCGTCGCCGCCACGTGCTGAGGCGTGGTACTGATGCGCCTCGCCACAGCCCAGCTTCGGGCCTAGCCAATGACGTTTCCGCTCGATTTCCTGATCTCGGCGCTGGTGACGCTGCTGGTCGTGGTCGATCCGATCGGGCTGATCCCCGCCTTCCTCGGCATCACGGCCGGGCTGCCGCCTCATGCCCGGCGTAGCGTCGCGATTCGCGCCTGCCTGATTGCGTTCGCGATCCTCACCGGCGCGGCGCTTGCCGGCGACTGGCTGTTGCGCACGCTCTCGATCTCGCTGCCTGCCTTCCGCATCGCCGGCGGCCTTTTGTTGTTCTCGATCGCCAGCGAAATGGCGTTCGGCGTGCGCAGCACGCGCCAAACCGAGACTGCCGGCAAAGCCGTGGAAGAACATGTGCGCGACATCGCGGCGTTCCCGCTGGCGATCCCGCTGATGGCCGGCCCCGGCGCGATCACCGCGACCGTGCTGCTCTCGGGCCGCGCCGGCGGCGATCTGGTGCGCCTGCCATTGTTGATCGCCACCATCGCCGCCGTGATGGTGGCGTGCCTGCTTGTCTTCTTCGCCGCGGCCAGGATCGAGCGGGTGCTCGGCAAGACCGGCAATACCGTACTCTCGCGCCTGCTCGGCGTGATCCTCGCCGCGATGGCGGTGCAGTTCGTGGTCGACGGCGTGAAAGCGCTGCTGGCCGCATGATTCCGAAAAGTGGGAACCGGTTTTCGGAATCAGATCATGCGCAAAATCAGTTCCCGAACGCAACCGCATGCATGATGCGGCCCGGCAGGAACGTGAATGCCCCCGCGATCACCAGCGCGCCAAGAAAGATCGAGATCATCGCTTTTCGATGCTCCATTACGCGATGCCTATGCGCATGCAGCACCGCGAGTGGGAGCATCACCAGTGTGAAGATCGACAGCAGATGGATTGGGCTGAACGGTCCAACCAGCCTGATTTCGTGAATCCAGAACGAGCTGAGGGCAATCATGGCCATCAGCGCCACCCAGATGAAGCCGATGGTCCGGTGCGGCAGAGTGCCCTTGGGCGCCGCGAACTGAACGAGCCCGAGCGCGAACACCGCCATGGCGGCGAACGCGTGGACCTGTATTACGGGCGAAGCATTCAAGAGCGGTGCGAGCGACATGACGGCCCCCGACGAAATGTCGTGCGGACTGTAGCTTAGCCCGAGCCGCCGCGCAGCTTGCCGACGATCCCGGTCGGGAAGAAATACACCGACAGGATGAACAGGACGCCAAGCCACAGCAGCCAGCGGTCCGGGTGAAAGAGCTGCGGCAGGACAGGAATGCCGGCCTCGCCTGCCGCGGCCGAGACCGTTCCCATCAGGGTCTGCAGATAGTTCTGCGCCAGGATGTAGAGCGTGCCGCCGATCACCGCGCCGTAGAGCGTACCCATGCCGCCGATCACCACGATCAGCAGTATGTCGAGCATGATGTTGAACGAAAGTGAGGTATCCGGGCCGGTGTAGCGCAGCCACAGCGCGTTGAGTGCGCCGACAGCAGCGGCAGCAGCAGCAGCAATGCAGTTTGCGAGCGTGCGATGCACCACCGTGCGGTAGCCGAGCGCCTCGGCGCGGAACGGGTTCTCGCGGATCGCCTGCAGCACGCGGCCGAACGGCGAGTTGACGACGCGAAGAAGGAGGAGGAACAAGAGCACGCAGCAGACCAACACCAGATAGTAGGTGAGCGTCCGGCCCGTGACGGCGATGCCCAGCACATCGCGCGGAATGAACACGGTGCCGGGCTGCAGCAGCTCGGGCACGCGGAAGCTGCGCCCGTCCTCGCCGCCGGTGAGCCAGGAGAGCTGAGAGGCGAGCACCGCGAAGGCGGACGCCACCGCGAGCGTGATCATCGCGAAAAAGATCGTCTGCACCCGCAGCGAGAACAGGCCGATCACCAGCGCCAGCAGTGCGGCAAGCGGCAGCGCGATCAAGAGCCCCAGCCCGACCGCATCCCAGCGCGCGCCCAGCGAATAGAGCGACATCGCGATGCCGTAGCTGCCGATGCCGTAAAACATCGTGTGGGCAAACGAGACGACGCCGGTGTAGCCGAGCAGCAGATCGTACGATGCCGCGAGCGCGATGAAGATGCAGATCTTCGCAGCCACGTTGAGCGGCTTGGCGCCGGGAAACAGGAACGGCGCCAGCGCGAGCACCAGCACGATCAGGATCAGCGCAACGCTGAGCACCTTGCTGCCCGGCGGGTCGCCCGACAGCGGCATGAAACGGCTTGTCATCGGCTGGTCACCGGATAAAGCCCGCGCGGACGCCAGAGCAGGATCACCACCATCAACAGGATGTCGGTGACGAGCGCGGCCTTGGGAACGAGGAAGCCCACGTAATTTGTGGCAAGCGCCACGAGCAGCGCGCCGATGAAGCACCCGGTGACGGAGCCGAGCCCGCCAATGATCACCACGATGAACACGAGCACCAGCAGTTCGCCGCCCATCGCGGCGTTCACCTGTTCGCGATAGAGCCCCCACATCACGCCGCCGAGGCCGGCGAGCGCAGAGCCCGCCATGAACACGCCCACGAACAGGCGCGTGATGCGGTAGCCGAGCGCTTCGACCATCTCGCTGTTCTCGACCCCGGCGCGGATCAGGAGGCCGATCCTGGTGCGGTTGAGGATCGCGAGCATACCGAGGAAGACGACGAGCCCGACCAGCACGCAGACCACGCGATATTTCTCGACCGCCGCCTCCCCGAGCATGAACGAACCGCGCAGGCTCGCGGGCAGCGGGAGCGGAATCTGCTGCGGGCCGAAGAACGCGTAGAGGACCTGCTCGGCGACGATCATGCCGCCCATAGTGATCAGGATCTGCTTCAGGTGCTGGCCGTAGACCGGCGCGATCACGACGCGCTCGAAGGCGAGGCCGAGCGCGCCGGTCACGGCCATGGCGAACAGCACCGCCGGAATGACGGCGGCAAGGTTGAGCCAGATCGAGTCCGCCTGCATCCAGTTCCCGAGCGGGACGAGCA is a window encoding:
- a CDS encoding FkbM family methyltransferase translates to MQNNQDEDLVTPAFAVARAMRALHHGIVIPNYEGLLTHGYGRFLTNGSISVDVGANLGFHTQVLSGYSRVIAFEPIPDHAARLRSQFADRPNVEIREIALGRTAGKQSFHHFPVGHGMSGLRQRSDQTEAAQLIRVRVDTMDSQLAGLERLDYVKIDIEGGEIDCLLGGRETIMRHRPFISVEYGRPGYTPYGNQADTLFVTAQSLDYVISDLFGNLIQSRDEWLKICDLSFWDYFLVPREKRQFWRAIFAKDVGVS
- a CDS encoding MarC family protein, with product MTFPLDFLISALVTLLVVVDPIGLIPAFLGITAGLPPHARRSVAIRACLIAFAILTGAALAGDWLLRTLSISLPAFRIAGGLLLFSIASEMAFGVRSTRQTETAGKAVEEHVRDIAAFPLAIPLMAGPGAITATVLLSGRAGGDLVRLPLLIATIAAVMVACLLVFFAAARIERVLGKTGNTVLSRLLGVILAAMAVQFVVDGVKALLAA
- a CDS encoding DUF2306 domain-containing protein produces the protein MSLAPLLNASPVIQVHAFAAMAVFALGLVQFAAPKGTLPHRTIGFIWVALMAMIALSSFWIHEIRLVGPFSPIHLLSIFTLVMLPLAVLHAHRHRVMEHRKAMISIFLGALVIAGAFTFLPGRIMHAVAFGN
- a CDS encoding branched-chain amino acid ABC transporter permease, with the protein product MTSRFMPLSGDPPGSKVLSVALILIVLVLALAPFLFPGAKPLNVAAKICIFIALAASYDLLLGYTGVVSFAHTMFYGIGSYGIAMSLYSLGARWDAVGLGLLIALPLAALLALVIGLFSLRVQTIFFAMITLAVASAFAVLASQLSWLTGGEDGRSFRVPELLQPGTVFIPRDVLGIAVTGRTLTYYLVLVCCVLLFLLLLRVVNSPFGRVLQAIRENPFRAEALGYRTVVHRTLANCIAAAAAAAVGALNALWLRYTGPDTSLSFNIMLDILLIVVIGGMGTLYGAVIGGTLYILAQNYLQTLMGTVSAAAGEAGIPVLPQLFHPDRWLLWLGVLFILSVYFFPTGIVGKLRGGSG
- a CDS encoding branched-chain amino acid ABC transporter permease, yielding MSATDTDVGAALPKVRADYLPLLLPVVLALAALPFIPSGSTWVTLTIAGLAMGMMIFVMASGLTLIFGLMDVLNFGHGAFIAIGAYMATLVLVPLGNWMQADSIWLNLAAVIPAVLFAMAVTGALGLAFERVVIAPVYGQHLKQILITMGGMIVAEQVLYAFFGPQQIPLPLPASLRGSFMLGEAAVEKYRVVCVLVGLVVFLGMLAILNRTRIGLLIRAGVENSEMVEALGYRITRLFVGVFMAGSALAGLGGVMWGLYREQVNAAMGGELLVLVFIVVIIGGLGSVTGCFIGALLVALATNYVGFLVPKAALVTDILLMVVILLWRPRGLYPVTSR